From the Mangifera indica cultivar Alphonso chromosome 10, CATAS_Mindica_2.1, whole genome shotgun sequence genome, one window contains:
- the LOC123227776 gene encoding uncharacterized protein LOC123227776, producing the protein MAASYHTRSNSLPSRHHPITCEVDQHLSRLIASEFTSMSSSSIINQIYSLQELHDCVDKLLQLSLARQLKQSVDELLNGSLRLLDICSIAKDALLQTKESVQGLQSIFRRRRTDDIELTSEVTKFLTSRKALKKTIQKALKNLKGIKSQKSSPISDEHETKATISMLREVEAVTFKVIESLLSLISGPRASSKLSIISKLMQPKKVACEETDITEFQKVDAELSSIVSYKTSKSDNIQNQLKKLELNVQDLKERLESLTRHLINTRVSLLNIINN; encoded by the coding sequence atggccGCTTCTTACCATACTCGCTCTAACAGTTTACCTTCTAGACATCACCCCATCACTTGTGAAGTTGATCAGCATTTGAGCAGATTAATTGCTTCTGAATTTACCTCcatgtcatcatcatcaatcaTCAATCAGATCTATAGCCTTCAAGAGTTGCATGATTGCGTTGATAAGTTGCTTCAGTTATCCCTGGCTCGCCAACTAAAGCAATCTGTTGATGAGTTGCTGAATGGATCTCTTAGACTCTTGGATATCTGCAGCATTGCTAAGGATGCCTTGTTGCAAACAAAAGAGTCTGTTCAAGGACTTCAATCCATTTTCCGCAGAAGAAGGACTGATGATATTGAACTTACAAGTGAGGTTACAAAATTCTTGACCTCCAGGAAAGCTCTGAAAAAGACCATCCAAAAGGCcttgaagaatttgaaaggCATTAAAAGCCAAAAATCCTCTCCAATCTCTGATGAACATGAGACGAAGGCCACGATTAGCATGTTAAGAGAGGTTGAAGCAGTCACTTTCAAGGTCATTGAGTCATTGTTGTCCCTTATTTCAGGGCCAAGGGCTTCATCAAAGCTAAGTATCATTTCCAAGCTAATGCAGCCAAAGAAGGTAGCATGTGAAGAAACAGACATAACCGAGTTTCAAAAGGTGGATGCTGAATTGTCTAGTATCGTTTCTTACAAGACAAGTAAATCTGATAACattcaaaatcaacttaaaaaGTTGGAGTTAAACGTTCAAGATCTTAAGGAAAGACTTGAGTCTTTGACTAGACATTTAATTAATACAAGAGTATCTCTTCtcaatatcatcaataattag